A single region of the candidate division KSB1 bacterium genome encodes:
- a CDS encoding ABC transporter ATP-binding protein: protein MEIIVNAVNIHKNFMLGKREIPVLKGIDLKIHRGELLVIVGPSGVGKSTLLHILGALDRPSSGQVYISDTLIFEKSDKELANLRNRTVGFVFQFHHLLPEFTALENVAMPGFIAGHSRKSCLKKAESLLAEFNLQDRIDHKPSELSGGEQQRVAVARALMNDPHIILADEPSGNLDVKSGELLHDLLLKLSTEKNQTIVVATHNLELKKRAQRVVEMYDGTIHSDYRVN from the coding sequence ATGGAAATAATTGTCAATGCTGTAAATATTCACAAGAACTTTATGCTGGGAAAGCGGGAAATCCCGGTATTAAAAGGAATCGATTTAAAAATCCACCGGGGTGAATTGTTAGTCATTGTGGGACCTTCGGGAGTAGGGAAAAGTACACTGCTCCATATTTTAGGGGCGTTAGATCGACCGTCATCCGGCCAGGTTTATATATCGGATACATTGATTTTTGAAAAGAGTGACAAGGAATTAGCCAATTTGCGGAATCGGACAGTAGGGTTTGTATTTCAGTTTCATCATTTGTTACCGGAATTTACAGCACTAGAAAACGTTGCAATGCCGGGTTTTATTGCCGGCCATTCTCGAAAATCCTGTTTGAAAAAAGCAGAATCTTTGCTGGCGGAATTTAATTTGCAGGATCGAATTGATCACAAACCAAGCGAACTATCAGGAGGTGAGCAGCAAAGAGTAGCCGTTGCTCGCGCGCTTATGAACGATCCCCATATTATTTTGGCCGATGAACCTTCCGGCAATCTTGACGTAAAATCTGGAGAATTATTGCATGATTTATTGCTTAAACTATCCACCGAGAAAAACCAAACAATTGTAGTGGCTACTCATAACCTGGAATTAAAAAAAAGGGCTCAACGGGTAGTAGAAATGTATGATGGTACCATTCATAGTGATTACAGAGTGAACTAA